In Bradyrhizobium paxllaeri, the genomic stretch GCAAGCGCGGCATCGAGCGCTTCCTGCACTGCTCGACGGAATCCATTCTCTTCCGTGCCTCGCCATCGATGGCTCCCGTCGACGACGATGCGTTCCTGCCGGACGACATGCCGGGTCCGTATACGCGCTCAAAAATGCTCGCCGACCGGTTCGCAATGCAGGCCGCCGCATCCGGATATCCGGTCGTCATCGGCTGTCCCACCATGCCCGTCGGGCCTTACGACCACAACGTTACCCCGCCGACGGCGATGCTCCGCTATTTCCTCACCCGCCGCCTTCAACTGCATCTTGATTTTGTCGTGAACCTCGTCGACGTGCGCGACGCCGCCGAAGGGCTGATCCTGGCCATGGAGCGCGGACGCGCCGGACACCGCTACGTGCTCGGCGGCGAAAGCATACCGCTACGACGCGTTCTCGAACTCATGGCTGAGGTCAGCGGTCGTCGCGTCCGGTGCATTCACGTGAACGGCAAAGTCGCCGAAATGGTCACTGCAACGCTGGAGTTCATCGCCGATCACGTGACGCGCCGGCCTCCGTCCGGCACGGCTGAAGGCGTTCGTATCGCATTACGGGCAGGAGCCTTGTCGATCGAACGAGCGCAGCGAGAGCTGGGCTACGCGCCGGGGCCCGTAGAGCCCGTATTGCGTGAAACCATTGCCCATCTGCTCGATGCCGGCAACAATCAACCTGAATGGGACTCAGCGCCGAGTGCTCGCTCTCGACCGTTTCACGTCGAGCGCCGGTTCGGCGGTTGATCCCTTCGCTTAAGACGGTCCGCAAACATGCAATGGTTCACTTTCGCCTTGAGTGGCTGGACCACAACCTGGCCCACACAATTGCTCGCCATCATCTGGATTCTCTGGGTCATCAGCTGGGTCGTGGCGTCGTTCTGGTCCGGTCAAACCAAGAAACACGTCATGACCCTGGACTCGCTTAGATACCGCTTGCCCATTCTCGCAGGCGCCATTCTTTTCCTGCCATTGACCGGCAAGGTTCTGGGAGAAAAGCCGCTCTGGCAGTTCGGCAATTTCGGCATCTATCTGCTGGCGTGCCTTGTCCTTGCGGGAATATCGTTCACCTGGTGGGGGAGAATTCATCTCGGACGATTCTGGTCGAACGCGATCACCCACAAGGAGGGCCATCAGGTCATCGACACAGGCCCCTACGGTATGGTGCGCCACCCGATTTACACGGGGCTGATTGCGGGGATGCTGGTGACGGGGATCGCGGTCGGAACGGTGACGGCGATGCTCGGTGCGGCGCTGATCTCGCTCGGAATGGGGTTGAAGGCCCGGATGGAGGAGGGCTTCCTCACGGCCGAACTCGGCGCGGATGCCTATGGATCGTATTGCCGTCGCGTACCGATGCTGATTCCGTTCCTGCGGCCCACCTGACGCTGCAATCTATCGTTTCGGTCGCGGCGCGGCCGGTGTCGCGGCAGGCGGCGTGAGACGGCGCGGAATCAGCACGCGCTGACCGACTGCCAGCGGTGCACTGTCGGAATATTGATTGGCCTGGGTAAGCGACCACAGCGGCACGTGGTTGAGTGCCGCAAGCCGCTGCAAGGTGTCGCCCGAACGGGCGAGTTGCTGCGTCCCGCTGTCCCACAGCTCCAGCGGGGCATCGGGAGGAACGACGTAGCGCAGCGGCAGCGCCTCTCCCTTGGCCGGCAAAGGCGTCGCCGGAAGCTGTGCAATTGCCGTCACCAATTGCTCGTGGACGGAATCCATCTTGTCGATGTTGATGTGGGTGACTTCCTCGTGCTGCTTCAAATCGAAGCTCGCGTAGTGGCCCTGATAACCTTGCTCCGCCACCACATCGCCACCGCCCAATACGCTGTCGGACAGGAAAATGTTGATGAAACGCTCGACGTTCAGCGGCACCTTCGGGCTTGCGTGGGCTGGATCGATGGTGACCACGAGGCTTACCGAGATATTTTCGGACTTCAGAATCCCGGCGAATGTCAAGGCGCACAGCCCGCCCATCGAATGACCGATCAGGACGATCGGAACAGCATTGTCACGGTAATCGCGGATAGCCTGATCCGCGATCAGCCGGCAAATGGTGAATTCGTAGACGTCGGCCCGGATGCCGGCTTCCTGCAGGCGCTTGGTCAGGCGGTCCATCCCGCGCGAAAAGATCGGACCGAGCGCGCCGCGGAACAGGTAGACGCGTGCTTGCGGCTGGATCGCGGCCGGGGGCGCGTCAGGAGCGACGGTTGCGACAGCCGTGGCCGTGCGTGCGACCGGATCGGCGACCGCAAGATTGCAGGCAGCCGACAAGATGCAGGCGGCAAGGGCCGTACGGATCATCACCGCCGCAACCTGCGTCGGACTTCCCATGTACATTCCGCTCGCGATTTAGGCGTAAAGCTACGCCTGACCCTGAATGCTGGCGGGCCGCGCCACCCGACGCTCTCGGGGCTGATCTATCGTCGAGGAATCCGTAGAATTTGCGGCACTCGTCGCTTAAGCGACGATGTCCACACTACTGGCGTACCGCTGCGGCGCGTGCCGTGCCCGATCCTGCCGCGTCTGCCGCTCCAGGCTGCCGCGGCTTCGGCGCCCTCGAAGCAGGTGCAGATCGGCCGAAAACGACGGCGTCGATCTCGCTGATCACCTTCCGCTGCATGATCCGGTTCTTTTCGATGGACATGTGCCCGACGCCAGGCACGTTCTGGACATTGATATTCTCGAGCTTGCCCTGGAACTGCGCGGTCTTCGCAACCGGCTCGCCATTGCCGTTGGCGATGTAGAAGTTGACGTAGCGTCCCACGCGCCCCGAGAGCTTGGTGCGGAACACCGAATCCAAGCCGATGGCCAGCTTCACGGGAGCGCCAAGCTGATCCAGCTTGGCGACCATGTCGGGCAGCGCGGTCGCACCCGAGGAATGGCCGACCAGAATGATGGTCTTGATCCGGCCGCTCCTGTACGCGATCGCGGCTTCGTCGGCGAGCGACGACCACGAGGCGAAGTTCGCAACGGTGACCGGGATACCCTGCGCCCGCAATTGCGCCGCGATGTCATCGAGCCCCAGCGAAAAGATATTGAGCACGCCGCGGAGCAGATAGACGTGGGCAGTTGAAGCCGCCGATGCAGAATTCGGCGCGGCAAGCGCGGAAGTCGCGCCGATCGGCAGAAGCAGCAAGGCCGCAATGGCGATCGCGTGCAGTCGCCGACACGATGTCCGGCCGGAAAAGGATGACCAGCCGACAGATCCGATATTGCCGCGATAGGGCTTCATTGCGCTCCTCGAAGGGCTGCAAGGTGTTCCGGGCGACCGTAGCGCCCGCGCGCTCGGAACCGCAATAAACGTGGCGTGAGCGGCCGCAATTTACCAACACGACGTGTCGCCGCCGCAACACCGAGGTTCCTCGATGGTTTTGCCAGAATTAATAATTGGCGCGTGCGGGACCGGTCGCTCAAGATTTCATCCCGATCCTCTCCCTGATCGCGCCGAGTTCGGCTTCATCCCAGATGCCGATCAGCACGCCGTTCTTGACCTGCAATTGCTGCGCCGCATAGGCCGCGATTTTCGCGTTCGGCGTGGTGACGTGCATCTTCGGATGCAGCGCCCAGTCGAACAGTTCGCCTTGCAGCCGCGCCACGATATCGGCGCAGGCGGGATCGGCGCCGCGGTCGACAAATTCCTGCGGATCGGTTTCGAGATCGTACAGCATCGGCCGGAAGCCGGAGGCGTGGATGAATTTCCAGCGGCCGTCGAACACCATGAACAGGCGGCAGCGATCGATCGGCTGGTTCAGCATCACGCGGACGTCCTGCATGGCGTAGTCATATTCGGAGAACACCACCTTGCGCCAATCGGCAGGCTTGTCGCCGTGCAGAAGCGGCACCAGCGATCGCCCTTCCAGGATGTGATCCGGCGGCGTGCCGCCAAAATAGTCGAGAAAGGTCGGCGCCAGGTCGATCGCCTCGACCAGCGCGTCGCTGACCGTGCCACGCGTAGCGTCGGCAGCGCTTGAAGGATCGATCACGATCAGCGGGATTTTGGCCGACTGCTCATGGAACAGATCCTTCTCGCCCATCCAGTGATCGCCGAGATAGTCGCCATGGTCGGACGTGAATACGATCATGGTGCTGTCGAGCAGGCCGCGCGCTTCCAGGAATTGCATCAACACGCCCATCTGGTCGTCGATCTGCTTGATCAGGCCCATATAGGTCGGAATGACTTTTTCGCGCGCCTCGTTGCGCGACATGTTGCGGGAGTAGCGCATGTCCATATAGGCGGCGAACACCGGATGCGCGTTGGCGCGTTCCTCCTGCGAGCGGATCACCGGCTGCACGTCCTCAGGTCCGTACATGCTGGCGTAGGGCTCCGGCGCGATATAGGGCCAGTGCGGCTTGATGTAGGACAAATGCAGGCACCATGGCCGGCCGTCGTCCTCGGCTTCCGCGATGAACTCCATCGCGCGGCGCGTCATGTAGGGCGTCTCGGAATGCTCGTCGGGCACGCGCGCGGCCTTGTCGGCGTGAACCAGCAGCCATCCGTTCTGCAAGGTCCCGTCATCGGCGGCGCCGGAATTGGCCCAGTGCTCCCACGGGTTGGGTGCGTCATAGCCGTGCTGGCGCAGATAATTGTCGTAGGCCGGGCGCGGCCGCCCTGTCGGGTGCAGGCCATCGTCGCGTTCATAGGGCTCGAACCCGCATTCGGATACGTGCACGCCGATGATGGAGTCGGCGGGAATGCCGAGGCTCTTCAAGCCTTCGAGGTCCGGCGCCATGTGCGTCTTGCCGACCAGCACGTTGCGCACGCCGATCTTCTTCAAGTGATCGCCGAGCGTGGGTTCGCCGACGCGCAGCGGCCAGCCGTTCCAGTGCGAGCCGTGCGAGCGCATGTAGCGGCCGGTATAGAACGACATCCGCGACGGACCGCAGATCGGCGACTGCACATAGGCGTTGGAGAACAACACGCCGCGCCTGGCCATCGCATCGATGTTCGGCGTCTTCAGCACAGGGTGCCCGGTACAGCCGAGATAGTCGTAACGAAGCTGGTCGCACATGATCCAGAGCACGTTCTTCGCAGGCGTTTTGGTCGTCATCTCAGGCATTTCGGCTGGAGTCCGGAGGAAGTAGGAGAGGGCTGGATGGTGCGATATGTCAGCGCAAATGACAATCGAGTGGGCTGGTGGGGGCCACCGGGTCGGCCTTCCGATCCCGCAGGCGTTAACGTTGGATAGCGTCATTTCTCGCAATTGAACGTCGATCCATGCTGGCGCGTTCACCTTACCGGCAGTTTGGCCGGCTGCCTTAACCCTTGAAATCACGGGTTGGATTAAATTGGGACGTGAGGAGAACCGGGTCCCAAGCGATGCGTATTGGCGTCACACTGGCACTTTTGATCGCGACCACGTCGTCCGCCGTTGCCAACGGCGCCTTCGAGTTCGTGATTCCGGGCCGTCCCGGGGTTCCCGTCATCATTAACGGCATCGATGCCTCCTACGCGGTGGTCGAGGGCGAGTGGGGTCTGGGTCAGGGCAACCAGGTCCAGCCGACCATCTATGGCGGTCGCTATATCGATCCGGTCCCACAGGTCGGTCGTTATTACCCCAGCGCCGGCCGCATGCCCGGTTACGGGCGCCTCGAAATCGAGCCGCCGGCCAACCGTCGGTTGCCGCAGCCGGCCGAAAGCTATCATCAGTCCTGGTCGGTGCAGTCGGCGCCGCTGCCGGCGCAGTCCAACGTGCCGGTCAATCCGCCTGAAATCATCTACGCGCCGGACTATGACCGGCGCAGGCCGCGTCACGTTCCACACTAAGAAGACCAAGGAAAATTACAGGAGAGAGTAATGCGTCAGATACTTAAAGGATTGGTGGCGGCGGCGGCCGTCATGGCCGCCGCACCCGCGATGGCCTGTGGTTATTACGCCCCTTGCGCAGCGCCGGTTTATGTCGCCCCGGTTGCTGCCTATGGCTATGGCTATGGCGGCTGCAGCCCCTGCGGGGTCCGTGAGCGCCTGCCCGATCCGGAGCAGCAGTATTATTGGATCAACCAGGGCCCGACCTATAGCGGTCCCGGCAATTTCGCGCCGTATCCCGTCTATCGTGAAGGTTCGGTCTCCGGCTACGGCTATGGCTACAACCGGCCGTACTATCGCGCCCACCGCTACGGCTATTATCGCGGTCAGCGCGTGCTGCGCCGCTACTACTGATCCAATCGTAGCTTGAAGGCTTCGGCGCCCGTTCGCTTCCGCGAGCGGGCGTTCTTCATTTCATCAGGCCCAACCGGCTGGCGCCGATATAGAGCGCCAGCACCGCCGCGTTCGACACGTTCAGGCTCTTGATCTCGCCGGGCATATCGAGCCGTGCCACCACGCGGCAGGTCTCGCGGGTCAGTTGTCGCAATCCCTTGCCTTCGGCGCCCAGCACCAGCGCCAGCGGTTGCTGTAGCGCCACGGCGCCGAGGTCCTCGGTCCCCTCGCTGTCCAGCCCGACCGTCATGAAGCCGCGGTCGTTCAGCTCGTTCAGCGCGCGAGCAAGATTTTGCACCGTCACCAGCGGCACCAGTTCGAGCGCGCCGGAGGCGGATTTTGCCAGCACGCCGGTGGCCTCCGGGCTGTGCCGGGCGGTGGTGACGATCGCTTTCACCGCAAACGCCGCCGCCGAACGCATGATCGCGCCGACATTGTGCGGATCGGTGATCTGGTCGAGCACCAGCACGATGCCTTCCTGCGGCAGCGTATCGATATCGGGCGAGGGCAGGGGCGCGGTCTCCGCCAGCATGCCCTGATGCACCGCGTCGGGGCCGAGCCGCTGGTCGATCACGCTCGGCCGGACGATTTCAGGGGGAACGCGGGTGTCGATATTTTCGTCGGCCAGCCGCCGGGCGGCGTTTTCAGTCAGGAACAGCTTTCGGATCCGCCGTTCCGGATTGGCGAGGGCGGCCGAGACGGTGTGCCAGCCATAGAGAATCACCGGGCCGTCCGGGTTCGATTCCCGGTCGCGCCGGCCCGGCGGACGGGCGAATTTCCGCCCTTTTTCGAAGGGTTTGCCGCCGCCACGGCGGAACGGGGGCTTTCGGTCGCGATCGCTCATGCGACGCTTGTGTCACGGAGCCCCGAATATGGCAATTTGGCCCTCCGAAGCGCGTTTTTGGTGGTCCGCGTTGGTTGACTTTGCCACCCCCCTTCGCCCATAAACGCGCCGGCCGCAGCCGGTTCGATCCGCGCTTTCGGCCTCAGCGTCATCCATGGTCCGGTCCTCCGCCACTCGGGCGGCTGGTTCCTGACGCTGACGGACGGGGAAGTGTCCCGAGTGGCAAAGGGAGCTGACTGTAAATCAGCCGCCGTATGGCTTCGAAGGTTCGAGTCCTTCCTTCCCCACCACGCTTCGCCCTGACGGGCTACGCGTGGCGCAGCCACGGGTAGCCCGTCAGGCTGAAGCGTGTCCGGCGTAGCTTGAGCGCAGCGAAAGCGTAGACGGACTTGTGACCCTGATCGCGGTCCCGCTGCCGATCTGAACTCTCGATCACCTCGGCCTGCTTGCATGTGAGCGAGCCTCGACGCTCGGCAAGAACATCATTCGAGTTCGGTGATGCATGATCGCCCAATTGTGTCCGATCACCCTCTCGCCCCCATCCGTTGATTTACATCAACCTCATACGCTGCAAACGGCACAGGCTCCCGGGCTCGGCAACCTCAGGGAGGGAACGTCATGCTCCGATCTATTTTCGTTGCCCTTGCAGCACTCGTTCTGGTCACCGCAACCCTCATTCCCGATGATGCTTACGCCCGCGGCGGAAGAGGCGGCGGCGGTTTCCGTGGCGGTGGGGGCGGATTTCACGGCGGCGGAATGGCGGCCGGCGGCTTCCGCGGCGGCGCCATTAATGCCGGACGTGTTGGACGGCCGATCGCGGGTCGTCCGATAGCCGGCCGTCCAATCGCGGGTTATCCGGGCTATGGCCGCTATTATCGCCCGGGTTGGGGCGTCGGTGCTGCCGCCGTCGGCGCGGCTGCGGCTTACGGCGCGTACGGCGCCTACAACAGCTGCTACTACGACAGCTACGGACAGTATATTTGCCCGGGGCAGTATCAGTATCGATATTGATGCAGGCAACGAGCAGGACGGCGCCTGTTGCCGCCGTCCTGCGTTGGCTTCTTCATCCGGCTCGAACGCGTCAGTTCTGACCAGGTTCGTTCGACGTCTCAGGCAACGCTTCGCCGGGGAGATAAAGCCTGATCGGACGGATCTCGTAGACCGCGGACGGATTGGCGCACCGAAGGTCGCGTGCAATCGCGATCGCTTCGTCCTCATCGGCGCAATTCAGCACGTAGAGTCCCAGCAACTGCTCCTTGGTCTCGGCAAACGGCCCGTCGATGACCATTCCCGCGCCTGCCCCTCGCAAGGTGCGGGCTTCCGCCGTGCCGCCGAGCCGTGCCGCCGGTCCGAGCAGCTTCCTTGCGTTCAACCGCTCATGCACCGCCAGCAGCTCGGTCATCAGGGCCGCGTCCTCCTGCGGGGTCCAGGACGTGACCTCGGCTTCGACATGATAGGCCAGCATGGCGTAGAGCATCGCTTTCTCCTTCACATGGCGGAATCTGGTGGGCCGGATCGGCCGCCCTTCCGAGGACGTTTCGCCGCCGCCGATGCCGACAAACGGGTGGCCCCAAGAAACAGTCCGGAAACACGATATACCCGTTGCCCCTTGAACGTGCCTTGGCAAGCCCACGACTGATGAGCAGAACGCGAGCCAACGCGCACCATTCACGGAGACGGTCATGCGAAGCAAGCCAGCCACGATCATATGCGATGCTGCAAGGTCCTGCGCCTCGCCGTCATCGTCGCTGTCAGGCGATTGGCACGACGTCACCGGCCATCACCGCTACTACGGCAGTTCGGCCATCAATGGCGGCGAGCGCATCGCCGAAGACCGCCGCGGTCCGCGCCCGCGCTTCGTCAATCTCTGCGGCTTCTGATCAAATAAAAAGCGCGGCGGGATGGCTCCCGCCGCGCCCAACTCTTGTGCTCGCTGGTCCAGGCCTGAGAGCGCCCGGAGCCAGACCGTCAAACGGGCCTAGCGGGCGATCCCAGCGAGGTGACAGCGCTTGGTATAAGACACTGGATCACCTCCTTTCATTGTTGATGGAAACATCAATATAGGCAGCGAATCGGCCCCTGTTAAGGGGCCAAACCGAGTCGAACCGGCCTGCACAGGGGCCCGGAGAGGCGCCGGCGGGGCGGGTTGAGGCCGCCGGCACGGCGTGTTAGGTCAACGCCAGCGCGGGTGTAGCTCAATGGTAGAGCAGCAGCCTTCCAAGCTGAATACGAGGGTTCGATTCCCTTCACCCGCTCCAGCCTTCGCTCGCAAAGCGAGGGAAGGCTGCCGCGCCGAAGCCCAACGGGCGAAGGCGGGCTCGTGGCCGCGAGCTACGGCTAGGGCAAGCCGTGGCATGAGCGGGAAGCGAGCAGTCTTTGTTTGACGGGAAGGACAGGCGGCAGGGCTGATGCGGATCATCTACTTCAGCCTCGGTTGGGTGATGGTCGCGCTCGGCGTGATTGGCCTTGTAATGCCGCTGATGCCGGGGGTGGTTTTCCTGATCGTGGCAGCTTGGTGCTTTGCGCGCTCGTCGCCGCGGGTCGAGGCGTGGCTGCTCGATCATCCGACACTTGGCAAACCGTTGCGGGACTGGCGCGCCGCGGGAGCGATCCCACGGCCGGCCAAGGCCATGGCTTGCGCGGGAATGACGATCGGGTTTGTCGTGTTCTGGTACAGCGTCGATCCATCGCTGCCCCTTGCCGCGGGGGTGGCAGTCCTGTTCCTTGCCTGTGCCGCCTACGTCGTGTCG encodes the following:
- a CDS encoding NAD-dependent epimerase/dehydratase family protein, encoding MTRILVTGGSGFIGKHLVSALVARGRQVRVLDLQPLPRALAQVEHVRGSVLDRDLVDRAMDGVDEVYHLAGLPGMWLPRKADFHTVNFGGTEVVIETARKRGIERFLHCSTESILFRASPSMAPVDDDAFLPDDMPGPYTRSKMLADRFAMQAAASGYPVVIGCPTMPVGPYDHNVTPPTAMLRYFLTRRLQLHLDFVVNLVDVRDAAEGLILAMERGRAGHRYVLGGESIPLRRVLELMAEVSGRRVRCIHVNGKVAEMVTATLEFIADHVTRRPPSGTAEGVRIALRAGALSIERAQRELGYAPGPVEPVLRETIAHLLDAGNNQPEWDSAPSARSRPFHVERRFGG
- a CDS encoding isoprenylcysteine carboxylmethyltransferase family protein, with the protein product MQWFTFALSGWTTTWPTQLLAIIWILWVISWVVASFWSGQTKKHVMTLDSLRYRLPILAGAILFLPLTGKVLGEKPLWQFGNFGIYLLACLVLAGISFTWWGRIHLGRFWSNAITHKEGHQVIDTGPYGMVRHPIYTGLIAGMLVTGIAVGTVTAMLGAALISLGMGLKARMEEGFLTAELGADAYGSYCRRVPMLIPFLRPT
- a CDS encoding LysM peptidoglycan-binding domain-containing protein yields the protein MGSPTQVAAVMIRTALAACILSAACNLAVADPVARTATAVATVAPDAPPAAIQPQARVYLFRGALGPIFSRGMDRLTKRLQEAGIRADVYEFTICRLIADQAIRDYRDNAVPIVLIGHSMGGLCALTFAGILKSENISVSLVVTIDPAHASPKVPLNVERFINIFLSDSVLGGGDVVAEQGYQGHYASFDLKQHEEVTHINIDKMDSVHEQLVTAIAQLPATPLPAKGEALPLRYVVPPDAPLELWDSGTQQLARSGDTLQRLAALNHVPLWSLTQANQYSDSAPLAVGQRVLIPRRLTPPAATPAAPRPKR
- a CDS encoding alkaline phosphatase family protein, with product MTTKTPAKNVLWIMCDQLRYDYLGCTGHPVLKTPNIDAMARRGVLFSNAYVQSPICGPSRMSFYTGRYMRSHGSHWNGWPLRVGEPTLGDHLKKIGVRNVLVGKTHMAPDLEGLKSLGIPADSIIGVHVSECGFEPYERDDGLHPTGRPRPAYDNYLRQHGYDAPNPWEHWANSGAADDGTLQNGWLLVHADKAARVPDEHSETPYMTRRAMEFIAEAEDDGRPWCLHLSYIKPHWPYIAPEPYASMYGPEDVQPVIRSQEERANAHPVFAAYMDMRYSRNMSRNEAREKVIPTYMGLIKQIDDQMGVLMQFLEARGLLDSTMIVFTSDHGDYLGDHWMGEKDLFHEQSAKIPLIVIDPSSAADATRGTVSDALVEAIDLAPTFLDYFGGTPPDHILEGRSLVPLLHGDKPADWRKVVFSEYDYAMQDVRVMLNQPIDRCRLFMVFDGRWKFIHASGFRPMLYDLETDPQEFVDRGADPACADIVARLQGELFDWALHPKMHVTTPNAKIAAYAAQQLQVKNGVLIGIWDEAELGAIRERIGMKS
- the rlmB gene encoding 23S rRNA (guanosine(2251)-2'-O)-methyltransferase RlmB, encoding MSDRDRKPPFRRGGGKPFEKGRKFARPPGRRDRESNPDGPVILYGWHTVSAALANPERRIRKLFLTENAARRLADENIDTRVPPEIVRPSVIDQRLGPDAVHQGMLAETAPLPSPDIDTLPQEGIVLVLDQITDPHNVGAIMRSAAAFAVKAIVTTARHSPEATGVLAKSASGALELVPLVTVQNLARALNELNDRGFMTVGLDSEGTEDLGAVALQQPLALVLGAEGKGLRQLTRETCRVVARLDMPGEIKSLNVSNAAVLALYIGASRLGLMK
- a CDS encoding YciI family protein, whose product is MLYAMLAYHVEAEVTSWTPQEDAALMTELLAVHERLNARKLLGPAARLGGTAEARTLRGAGAGMVIDGPFAETKEQLLGLYVLNCADEDEAIAIARDLRCANPSAVYEIRPIRLYLPGEALPETSNEPGQN
- a CDS encoding YbaN family protein, producing the protein MRIIYFSLGWVMVALGVIGLVMPLMPGVVFLIVAAWCFARSSPRVEAWLLDHPTLGKPLRDWRAAGAIPRPAKAMACAGMTIGFVVFWYSVDPSLPLAAGVAVLFLACAAYVVSRPAMADQDSSI